One Campylobacter concisus DNA segment encodes these proteins:
- the mnmA gene encoding tRNA 2-thiouridine(34) synthase MnmA, protein MAFKFKKGKNMKIMVAMSGGVDSTMTAKFLQEAGHEVQGCYMMLHQKPGYHEENIRKVKKVGEYLGIKVHILDLQDKFNEYVYDPFVRLYKEGKTPNPCALCNKFIKLGALLDFAKANGCEKLATGHYVQVVDGFITCAKDPSKDQSYFLAQVPKEVLKDVIFPLGDKFKKDIKELARGVKVLEEFATQAESSEICFVENTYIEVLNKHYNTNLPGNVVGKDGNIIGRHQGYMHYTIGKRRGFEVFGAHEPHFVIKINAEKNEIVVGTKDDLAQKTVELENVNLFIDEDKFECETKIRYRSPKLEAFVEVDKASKTAKLTLNQNALGVAQGQLCVMYEGDRVIASGFIKN, encoded by the coding sequence ATCGCCTTTAAATTTAAAAAAGGTAAAAATATGAAAATAATGGTTGCAATGAGCGGCGGCGTAGATAGCACGATGACGGCTAAATTTCTGCAAGAGGCTGGGCATGAGGTGCAAGGCTGCTACATGATGCTTCATCAAAAGCCAGGATACCACGAAGAAAACATCAGAAAAGTCAAAAAAGTGGGCGAATACCTTGGCATCAAAGTGCATATCCTCGATCTGCAGGATAAATTTAACGAATATGTCTATGATCCATTTGTCAGGCTCTATAAAGAGGGTAAAACGCCCAATCCTTGCGCCTTGTGTAATAAATTTATAAAGCTTGGAGCGCTACTTGACTTTGCAAAGGCAAATGGCTGCGAGAAGCTTGCTACTGGGCATTACGTGCAGGTGGTTGATGGCTTTATAACCTGCGCCAAGGATCCTAGCAAGGATCAAAGCTACTTTTTAGCTCAGGTGCCAAAAGAGGTGCTAAAAGATGTCATTTTCCCACTTGGAGACAAATTTAAAAAAGACATAAAAGAGCTAGCAAGAGGCGTAAAAGTGCTTGAAGAGTTCGCTACGCAGGCAGAAAGCAGTGAAATTTGCTTTGTGGAAAATACCTACATCGAGGTTTTAAACAAGCACTACAACACAAATTTACCAGGCAATGTGGTGGGTAAAGACGGCAATATCATCGGCCGCCATCAAGGCTACATGCACTACACTATCGGCAAACGCCGTGGCTTTGAGGTTTTTGGCGCTCATGAGCCACACTTTGTCATCAAGATAAATGCCGAAAAAAACGAGATCGTTGTCGGCACGAAGGACGACCTTGCTCAAAAGACGGTCGAGCTTGAAAATGTAAATTTATTTATAGATGAAGATAAATTTGAGTGCGAAACCAAGATAAGATATAGAAGCCCTAAACTTGAGGCTTTTGTAGAGGTTGATAAAGCTAGCAAAACCGCAAAGCTAACGCTAAATCAAAACGCACTTGGCGTAGCGCAAGGTCAGCTTTGCGTGATGTATGAGGGTGACCGCGTCATTGCAAGTGGCTTTATAAAGAACTAA
- a CDS encoding DUF488 domain-containing protein: protein MFKICRIYDFIKSDDEKFKGVFIDRLYPRGVKKEIFSSFIWLKSITPSNELRSWFHEDKEARFDEFCKKFRQELNGKEEQKGLKELKKLEKEYKNVALLTAVKEPEFSHVKVIREALSSL, encoded by the coding sequence ATGTTTAAGATATGTAGAATTTACGACTTTATTAAAAGCGACGACGAGAAATTTAAAGGTGTCTTTATCGATAGACTTTATCCTAGGGGCGTGAAAAAAGAGATATTTTCTAGCTTTATCTGGCTAAAATCAATCACTCCGTCAAACGAGCTAAGGTCATGGTTTCATGAAGATAAAGAGGCTAGGTTTGATGAGTTTTGCAAAAAATTTAGGCAAGAGCTAAATGGCAAAGAGGAGCAAAAGGGGCTAAAAGAGCTTAAAAAGCTAGAAAAAGAGTATAAAAACGTGGCGCTTCTAACTGCTGTCAAAGAGCCAGAATTTAGCCACGTCAAGGTGATAAGAGAGGCGCTTAGTTCTTTATAA
- a CDS encoding ribose-phosphate pyrophosphokinase, producing the protein MRGYKIFSGTANIELSKKISQYLSLPLSEASIKRFSDGEISVQIGESVRGKDVFVIQPTCAPANINLMELLILTDALKRSSASSITAIVPYFGYARQDRKAAPRVPITAKLVANMMQTAGIDRVVTMDLHAGQIQGFFDIPVDNLYGSIVFNDYVKAKNLPNPVVASPDVGGVARARALAKNLNLLDMVIVDKRREKANESEVMNVIGDVKGKDVILVDDMIDTAGTIVKAAEIFKERGATSVMAFCTHPVLSGPAYDRLKLGFLDELVVTDTIPLKEELPCIKVLSTASLFGEVIRRVYHNESVNSLF; encoded by the coding sequence ATGAGAGGCTATAAAATTTTCTCAGGCACCGCAAACATCGAGCTTTCGAAGAAAATTTCGCAATATTTGTCGCTTCCACTCAGTGAAGCTAGCATTAAAAGATTTAGCGATGGTGAGATCAGCGTGCAGATCGGCGAAAGCGTGCGTGGGAAAGATGTTTTTGTCATCCAGCCAACATGTGCCCCAGCAAATATAAATTTAATGGAGCTTCTTATCTTAACTGACGCTTTAAAACGCAGTAGCGCAAGCTCTATAACAGCGATTGTGCCGTATTTTGGCTATGCTAGACAAGACAGAAAAGCAGCTCCTAGAGTGCCTATCACTGCAAAGCTAGTGGCAAATATGATGCAAACAGCAGGCATCGACAGGGTCGTTACTATGGACCTTCACGCAGGACAAATTCAAGGATTTTTCGACATCCCAGTAGATAACCTTTATGGTAGTATCGTTTTTAACGACTATGTAAAAGCTAAAAATTTACCAAACCCAGTCGTCGCAAGCCCAGATGTAGGAGGCGTGGCTCGTGCTAGAGCCTTGGCGAAAAATCTAAATTTATTAGATATGGTCATCGTTGATAAACGCCGCGAGAAAGCAAACGAGAGCGAAGTGATGAACGTGATTGGCGACGTAAAGGGCAAAGATGTGATCTTGGTCGATGATATGATCGACACCGCTGGCACCATAGTAAAAGCAGCTGAGATTTTCAAAGAGCGTGGCGCAACTAGCGTAATGGCGTTTTGCACGCACCCAGTGCTTAGCGGACCAGCCTATGATAGGCTAAAACTTGGCTTTTTAGACGAGCTAGTGGTGACTGATACGATCCCATTAAAAGAAGAACTCCCTTGTATAAAAGTGCTAAGCACAGCTTCACTCTTTGGCGAAGTGATACGCCGTGTTTATCACAATGAAAGCGTAAATAGCTTGTTTTAG
- a CDS encoding TIGR00730 family Rossman fold protein, translating to MNELVNDLLKFPSVLKYKNKNVTFFGSARFDEENFYCKKAYELAYKLNELGFAILTGGGDGIMRAANKGAFDSAKSPSVALNVRLPFEQQTNPYVTAKYLFSNLSPRKFALTDSSIAFVVFPGGFGTLDELFEILVLAHVGSKKVKIFLYGCEFWQGLDEFIRKTLIPQKTINEEDLNLYKITDDLELIVSEILAI from the coding sequence ATGAATGAATTAGTAAATGATCTCTTAAAATTTCCAAGCGTTTTAAAGTATAAAAACAAAAATGTAACCTTCTTTGGCTCGGCTAGATTTGATGAAGAAAATTTCTACTGCAAAAAGGCATACGAGCTAGCTTACAAGCTAAATGAGCTAGGTTTTGCTATCTTAACTGGCGGAGGAGATGGCATAATGAGAGCTGCAAATAAGGGCGCATTTGACAGCGCAAAGTCCCCTAGTGTTGCACTAAACGTGAGGCTTCCATTTGAGCAGCAAACAAATCCATACGTCACCGCAAAATATCTCTTTTCAAATTTAAGCCCAAGAAAATTTGCCCTAACTGACAGCTCTATCGCATTTGTCGTCTTTCCTGGCGGCTTTGGCACACTTGATGAGCTATTTGAAATTTTGGTGCTAGCTCATGTTGGCAGCAAAAAAGTGAAAATTTTTCTTTATGGATGCGAGTTTTGGCAAGGGCTTGATGAGTTTATACGAAAGACGCTGATCCCTCAAAAAACGATAAACGAAGAAGATCTAAATTTATATAAAATCACCGATGATCTAGAGCTTATCGTAAGCGAAATTTTGGCTATTTAA